CGGTGCGCCAGATCGTGTGGCCGCTGATTGCTTTTTCGGTATTGATCATGGGGCTGCTGTTATGGGTCAATAACTGGGTCAGTCCCACGGGGTTCGCCAAATTCCAGAATTCCCAGCACATGATGGCCGAAAGCATTACCCGCCTGAGACTGGAACCCAAAACTTTTCTCAATATCGGCGACTGGCGGCTTTATTCGGAGGCCGTGGACAACCAGCGCGGCCGGCTTGAGGATGTGCATCTGTTCCGCAGCCCGGCGGGCGGCGCCATACGCGACAGCGTACGCGTGAGCGCGCCGGCCGGGCGGTACCGGGTTTATCCCGGCAAGGGGTTTGAGCTTACTCTTAAAAACGGCGAATTCCAGCGGGTGGACCCTAAAGACCCGCGGCGCGTGGTGCTGGCAAAATTCCAATCCTACCGGGTTTTCATTCCGTTCGGCGTGCCTTTTAAAAAACGCACCGATATCTCCCTGACGGAAATGGCGACCCCGGATATAATAGCCGCCGCGCTTTACAGCGGCTCGCTTGTACCGATCCGGCGCGCCGAATATAAAATAGAGGCGGCTACCCGGATGGCCGTCGCGCTCGCGCCGGTGATATTTTTCTATCTCAGCTGCCCGTTCGGCGTTTCTTTGAGCAGAACCGGCCGGGCGATGGGCATGGTTCTCAGCATTGTGATACTGTTCCTGTTTTACGGGCTTATGGCGGTTGGCATAAGTCTGGGCAAAAAACTGCTCTGGCTGGCCTGGTGGGGGCCGTTTCTGCCCGATGCGGCCGGCCTGTTTCTGGCCGGCTGGCTGTGGCGAAGGCGGCTGCGCTGAACATGATTTTCTACCGTTATATCGCGCGCAAGTTCTGGCCTCCGTTCCTGTTCGGAATGGGCATTTTTGCCGTGCTGGTGTTTCTGGCGGATATGTTTGAAAAGCTCAAGTACATGACCGATTCTCCGGCGGGATTTAAGGTTATCGCGCAATATTTCGCTCTTATCATCCCGTTCTGGACTCTGGTGGTCGTGCCGGTGGCGGTGTTGCTGGCGGCGCTGTTCGTGGTGTCGGGGCTTATCAGGAGCGGCGAATGGGTGGCTGCGTCCGCGAGCGGGTACAGCCCGCGCCAGATTGTGGCGCCGGTCCTGTTTTGCGCCGTGCTGGTGTCCGCTGTAAATGCGGGACTGGGCGAGTTCGTGTCGCCGCGTCTGCATGCCCGGAGCGAACGCATTCTGCAACGTGATATACGGGGTAAAGCCGACTGGGGTCGCCCGGTAAGCGACAATGTCGTGCTGCGGGCAGGAGAAGGCGTAATGCTTTATATCGCGAGGTTTACCCCGTCCGAAGGGCTGATGTCCCGCCCGGTAGTCAACATTTTCGCGCGCGGCAAGGCGGCCGTGCAGATTGACGCGGAATCGGCGGAGTGGGACCGGCACGCCAGGCGCTGGATTTTTAAAAAGGGCATACAGCGCGAAATATCGGACGCGGGCACCCTCTCCGAGCGGCCGTTCGACAGCTTTGTGTCGTCCATAGACATTGCGCCGCGCGATATCGTGATTGAAAAAGTCTGGCCGGAGGATCTCACCGTGCGGGATATCCGCCGGCGGATCGGGAGTCTGCAGAAAACCGGTGCGCCCGACCACCGCGAGCGCACTTATCTGCAGGTAAAATTTGCCGCGCCGTTCGCTTCGGTGATAATCTGCCTGCTGGGCATACCGTTCGGCGTGGTGGTTAAAAAAGGCGGCAAGCTGGTTCATTTCGCGACCGCAATGTGCATCACGTTTGTGTTCTGGTGGGTGCTTTCCATGTGCCAGTCGGCCGGGGAAGCGGGCATGGTGCCGCCGTATGTCGCCGCCTGGGCGCCTGTTGCCGTGTTTGGCGCGCTGGCTTTGTTCGGCATGAAAAAAGCCGGGCTTTGAGGTACAGGCGCGGCGCAAATCGCAAGCGGCTCCCGCAAGGGAGCCGCTTTTCGTTTAAAGGCGGTACGCTGTCAATTTCCGAGAATGCGGTTTACTTCGTATACCAGCTCGTCATGATCGAATGGTTTGTAGAGGATCCCGTCCACATTCAGATGCGATAATTCATCGTTTATCGGCTTCTGGTTCAGCGCTGTTACCACGAGAATTTTCAGGCCCGGATATTTCGTTTTCAGGCCGGAAATGATGTCGAGGCCGCTGGTGCCGGGCATCAGAATATCCAGCAGCAGCAGATCGGTTTTGGAAGTTTCCAGCAGTTTTACCGCGTCGTCCGCCGTGCTGCCTTCACCCGACAGGGCGAAGTTTTCCCGCGACAGAATATTCTTCACCGTTTCCCTGAATACCGGTGAATCGTCTATAAGCATTATGTTATTCATAAGATATGAATTTTATTCCAGTATTTTTTCGATGGCTTCCAGCAGTTCGTCCGGTTCGAAAGGTTTGTACACAATGCCTTTCGCGCCAAGATCGCGCGCTTCCAGGTTCACCGCTTCCTGATTGATCGCGGTAAGCATCAGCACTTTGGCGGTAGGGTTGACTCCGACAAGTTCTTTCAGTATGTCCAGTCCCGATTCGCCCGGAAGCAGTATATCCAGCAGAACCAGCTCCGGCGATTCCTTCTTGAACTGTTCCAGCGCGTCGGCGGCGTTGCCCGCTTCCACTGCCAGATATTTACCGTTGCGTTCCAGCACGTTGCGGATAGTGCTGCGCAGGATAGGCGAATCGTCCACGATGAGTACTTTGTGCTTTTCCATGTTCACTGTCCTCGCTTTGGGTTTTATTTCGGTCAACCCGTTAAAAAATGTGCCAGGCTTTTTCATCCCAGGTCGGGGATTTTTTTATTTTGGCGATCAGCTGCTTGAAAGAATCCGTGCTGAAGATGATCACCATCTCGCCGCTCATGGTCATATGTCCGGACTCCAGCCTCATTTCACTGCTTAACAGCAGATCCGCCGTCTGGTCCACCCGGCCGGCCGCTTCCTTTAGCATGGCGGCCCGCGTGCCTACCATGACCCGCGGCGCGCGCGGCAGGATTTTCATACCGATCGTGTTGGCGAACACGTTTAAAAAGGTGTTGGCCAGAATGTTCGATACTTCCGCCACGGTCAGCGTCTGCAGGGAGGACAGTTCTTCCGACCGGGCATCCTGATCGGTGATGTAATGAGTGAGATTAAGCATGCTCTCCTGATTGAATACGCACATGATCGAGAGCGGAGTCTCGCCGCTGAAGCTGAGCTCGCCGCAGTAGCGGGCGGGTTCTCTGGCGGGGAACTTGGACATCGCGTCGTTATATGGGGCGAACTTGAATTCATGCGGGAAAATGTTCCATTCTCTGCGCGACAGCCGCGACAATGCGGTCAGGCTGTGCATCATGCCTGTTTCGGCCACGTCCTGAAACACTGACATCTCTTCTTTTGTTATGTTATTTTGCATGTTGTAACCGCTTTTCCCCGGAAACTTTTCGCTGCATATTCCCGTAATTTCGGCGCCAGCTCAATGCTTTCCCAGGGCAGGCCTGCCGTGTTCGCGCCGAAATGCCCGTAGGCCGCAGTCGCGCGATAGACCGGCCGGCGCAGGCCGAGCTTTTTGATTATGCCCTGCGGTGTGAAATCGAAAAAATTCCGCACCGAAGTTACCAGCTGGTCCGGGCCGATCAGGCCGGTGCCGTGCGTGTCCACATACAGCCCTACCGGCTCCGCCACGCCGATCGCGTAAGCGATCTCGACCGTGCATTCCGCCGCCAGCCCGGCCGCCACTATGTTTTTCGCGGCCAGCCGCGCCATATAGGCGCCCGAACGGTCCACTTTCGTCGGGTCTTTGCCGGAAAACGCGCCGCCCCCGTGCGGGGCGCGGCCCCCGTAGGTGTCCACGATGATTTTGCGGCCCGTCATGCCGGTGTCGGACTGCGGCCCGCCGATAACGAATTTCCCGGTCGGATTGATGAAAATTTCAGTGCGTTCATCCAGCATTCTGGGGTTAAGCGAAGGGCGGATCACCGCTTCGGTTATTTCCCGGCGCGCTTTTGCCGAAAGCCGTTTTCCGCTCGAATCAAGCACCGATTCCGAATGCTGCGCTGAAACCACCACATTTGAAATCCGCAGCGGCCGTCCGTTCAGATACTCGACTGTAACCTGCGCCTTGCCGTCCGGCCCGAGGTAAGGCAGTATGTTTTGCTTGCGCACTTCGGCCAGCCGGCCCGTCAGCCGATGCGCCAGCGCGATCGGAAGCGGCATCAGTTCCTCCGTTTCCCGGCAGGCGTAGCCCACCATCAGGCCCTGATCTCCGGCGCCGCCCGCATTGACGCCTTGCGCTATGTCCGGGCTCTGCCGGCCTATCGTGCAGATGACGGCGCAGGTGTCGCATGAAAAACCGCGGCTGATGTCGGTATAGCCTATGTCGCGCAGCACGCCGCGCGCAAGCGCGTCGGCGTCAACGACAGCGCGCGAGGTCGTTTCACCGCCGATCACCACCAGCCCGCGCGTTATATAGGTTTCACAGGCTACTCGTCCGTTCGGGTCCTGCCGGAGGATCTCGTCCAGAAACGCATCGGAGATCTGGTCGCACACCTTGTCGGGGTGACCTTCCGTCACGGATTCCGAGCTGGCGAAAAAATGCCCTCTTCTATCCATAGCAATATGGTAATAAATAAGTAAAGGAAAGTATAGAACCTGCTGCGGGCCTGAAAAAGCCCGCCCGGCGCCGGGCGGGCTTTTTCATTGAAAATAGTCCGGGCCTAGCCGGTGATGAATTTCGTGACCGGTTTTTCCGCGAAATCCAGCAGCGCTTCGGTGGACGCTTTTGCGGGCGACTCCGCGTACAGCCTCAGCAGCGGTTCCGTGCCGGACGGGCGCAGCAGTACCCAGCTGCCGTCCGCCAGGGTTATTTTCAGCCCGTCTTTCACCGTGGTTTCTGCTATGGGCTGCCCGCAGATTTTTTTCGGCAGTTTTTTGGCGATCTTTTCCGCAAAAACCACCTTGTCCGCAACGGGTGTTTTGAGCGGAAAATCGCGCCGCAGGAAAACCGATTTGCCGTATTTCTTCTCCAGATCCGCAAGCAGAACCGACAGCGGTTTGCCGGTTTCCTGGAGCATCTGGATGAAAAGCAGCGCGGACATGACCCCGTCGCGGTCGGCGAAAGCGCCTTTCCAGGCGTACCCGCCCGATTCCTCCGCGCCCGCCAGCACGTCTTCCGCAAGCATTTTTTCCGCCGCGTATTTAAACCCGACCGGCACTTCCTCGAACGGCAGTTTGTACGCCTGAGCCACGCGTTTTGACAGATAGCCGAGCGAAACCGCCTGCACTATTTTCCCTTTCTTTTTCTGCCGGCCCGCCAGATATTCTAGCATCAGCGCGAACGCCTGGCAGGGGGTGAGATAGCGGCCCGTGTCGTCTATCACGCCCAGCCGGTCGCCGTCGCCGTCAAGCGCCAGCCCGGCGGCGGCTTTGTTTTCCTTGACGGCTTTTTTCAGATCCGCCAGATTTTTGTCAACGGGTTCCGGCGCAACGCCGCCGAACAGCGGGTCATGCCCGGCATGCAGCGTGACCAGTTTTTTTGACGGAATCAGCTCTTCCAGTATTCCCGCCGCGCTGCCGTGCATATAATCGGCCACGACCGGTATTTTCATGCTGGCGGAGAGTTTTTTCACGTCAAAACGGCTCCGCACGTAGCTGACATAGGGTTTGAGGCCGTTGACTGCCGGCAAGGACTCGGCCTTGACCGGGGCCGGCGGGTTCTTGCCGGCCATCCGCTCGATGCCGCCGGTAAGCGCGTCAGGCGCGCTGCGGCCCTCCACCTTTATCTTGACGCCGTTGTAATGCGCAGCGTTGTGGCTGGCTGTCACCATCACGGCCAGATCGTACTCCTTAAGCGTAAGCAGGCTGGCGGCGGGCGTGGGCACAGGCCGGTCCGACAGCGCGACCCCTATGCGGTTGGCCCGGAGGATATGCGCTATTTCCGCCGCGAACAGGTCGGAATCGAACCGGCGGTCATAACCTATGAAAACGCGGTATTTTTCCGAGTCGGACGGACGCGGATTGTCTTCCCTGATATGATCCGCGATCGCCTGCGCGGCGATCCTCACGTTCTGGAAAGTGAAATCCCACGCGATAATGCCGCGCCAGCCGTCGGTCCCGAATTTGATCTCGTTGTTTGATGCCATTGTGTTTCTCCAGAATATTTAGGAAAACTGTTTTTTTCGCGCCGGGTTCAGCTTTTTGTCCGGCGTTAAGCCGCCGGCAGATATATTACCATAATTCCGGTTAACGGGGATAAACGAAGTTGTTGTCCGCGTTTTTGAGAAGGGGGGCGTTCCTGTCCTTGTCCGAAAGGGAAGGCGAGGCCATGCCCCAGTCAATCCCCACGGCGGGATCGTCGTACCGGAACCCCCGGTCATGCGCCGGAGAATATTCGGCGGTAACCTGATACATCACCTCGGCTGTTTCCGAATAGACGCAGAACCCGTGCCCGAACCCGGGCGGCACATAAAGCATATGGTGGTTTTCGTCGTCCAGTTCGCGGCCGACCCAGCACCCAAAAGTCGGCGAGCCTTTGCGGATATCAACCGCCACGTCCAGAATCCTGCCGCGCATGCATTTTACCAGCTTGCCCTGCGCCGCCGGATCTTTCTGAAAGTGCAGCCCGCGCAGAACCCCTTTGGCGGACCGCGAAAAATTCATCTGCACCAGCGGCTGCGGAATATGAGGCAGGAATTCGCTGGCTTTGTAAAGTTCCATGAACGCGCCGCGCCGGTCGCCGAAAACTTCTGGTTTTACGAGCAGCACTTCCGGCAGCCGCGTTTTCTCGAATTCAAACGGCATGGCCGGACTCCTTTGCCGCAGGTTCTTTGAGAATGCCGAGCAGGTATTGCCCGTAGCCTGTTTTTTCAAGCGGTCTGGCGAGCGCCTCGAGCCGGGCCGCGCTGATGTAGCCGTTGCGGTAGGCGATTTCCTCCACGCACGCTATTTTCAGGCCCTGCCGGTTTTCCACAATCCGCACGAAATCCGCCGCATCCAGCAGCGAGTCGTGCGTGCCGGTGTCGAGCCACGCGAACCCGCGGCCCATCAGTTTCACGTTTAATTTGCCCAGCCGGAGATATTCGTTGTTGAGCGCGGTTATTTCCAGCTCTCCGCGTTTGGACGGGTTGAGCCCGCGCGCCATGCGGGGCGCGTTTTTGTCGTAATGGTAAATGCCGGTAACTGCGTAGTTTGATTTCGGAACGGCGGGTTTTTCCTCGATTGAAATCACGCGCCCTTTGTCGTCGAATTCAGCCACGCCGTAGCGCTGCGGGTCGGATACATAATAACCGAACACGGTTGCGCCGTCGCTGGCGCGCGAGGTGTCCTGCAGCAGTTCCGGCAGGCCGTGCCCGAAAAAGATGTTGTCGCCGAGAATCAGCCAGACCGGGTCGTCCCCGATGAATTTCTCGCCGATCACCAGCGCTTCCGCTATGCCGCGCGGAGCCGACTGCTCGGCGTATTCAAATCTCAGGCCCCACTGTTCGCCGCTGCCGAGCAGTTTTTCAATGCGCGGCAGATCCTCCGGCGTGGAAATCACCAGTATTTCCCGCACGCCCGCGATCATGAGCGTGGCGAGCGGATAGTAGATCATCGGCTTGTCGTAAACCGGCAGCAGCTGCTTGATTGTGGATATGGTTACCGGGTGCAGGCGCGTGCCGGCTCCGCCCGCGAGAATGATTCCTTTTGTCATGAGAGCCTCACTTTTCAGCAGTAATTTTTTTAAGGAGCCACCACAGTGTCACCGCGGCGTTTTTTCCGTCAAATCTGTCAAGCCGGTTCATGGCGCGGACCCGCTCGCCCGCGGCTGCGCCGGCTCCGCAAAGCAGCAGTTCCTTCGCCCAGCTGCGCTGCACGGACGCCCTGCGCCGGTTAATCCGTTTCCGGACCGCGCCCGGCGCTCCGTCGGCATACAGCGCCGCGTAATACCCCGAGAGCATGGTGTCGAGGTTGCCGTAATGCCGGGCGATTTCCTCCTCGCTCGGGCGCGGCGGCCGCTGATGTTCGCACAGCACTTCATGAAGAAAGTAAAAGCCCGTCACTTCGCACATCCTGATGCAGAAATCATGATCTTCCACCGACTGCAGGTCGGGGCTTTCCCTGAATCCGCCGATTTTCAGGGCCGCGGTTTTGCCGAACACGGTGGCGGACGGAATCAGGGGATTATCTTCGTACAGCAGGCAGTCCCTGGCATTGGCCGGGTCGGCGGCGCAGATGTGCCGGCCTATTGTTTTCCCGGCTCTTGTTATGGCGCAATCATGTGCGAGCAGGTCTATGCCGGGATTGGCGGACAGAGCCGCCATGACGCGGGCCAGTTTTTCCGGCCGCCACGAATCTTCGGTGTCGAGCAGCGCGATATAGCGGCCGCTTGAGGCGGCAATCCCTGTATTAAGCGCGCCGGCGCGCCCGGCGTTGTCCTGCCGGATCACCCGGCCGGGCAGTACGTTTGTCTGCAGATAGCGGAGCGCCGCGCCTGAATCGTCCTGCCGGGAGCCGTCGTCCACGACGATGATTTCGAAATCCCGGAAAGTCTGGGCGTTTACGCTGGCCAGCGCGCGTTCCAGCGGGCCTGCCGAGTTGTAAGCCGGTATGACGACCGAAACCGCCGGCCCTCCCGATTCCGGGAAGGGCTGGCTATACACTATAAACAGCGAATCTGTCGGCATAGTCAAACTGGTCTGGCTGGAAACAAGTCTGCCAGCGCGGTTTCAAGGCCGCTGGCGGCTATTCCAAGCTCCTGTTCCATTTTAGCGGTTTTTAGCGCAATATTTACAGCGCATGTGCCGGTATCCTTGCTGTTCCCGCCGCGCGCAGGCGTGAGCAGGGTGCGGTCCAGCCCGCATGCGGCGGCAACCCGCAAGCCGAATTCGTGCCGGCTGACCGAGTCGCGCCCGGCGATATGCACCGCGCCCCACGGCCGGGTTTCCAGCATTCGCCACACTGCTTCCCCGAATTGCCGGCCGGAAACAGGATTGTCGAAAAGATCTTCCGGCAGGGTCAGCTGTTTCCCCGCACCAAGTGCGGTCATGATCATGCCGGCCGGGCAGTCCGTTCCGGCCAGCCCGAACATTAACGAGGGCCGCGCGACGGCGCATTCCTCCAGCCCGGTCACCGCCAGCATTTCACATGCCACATGCAGTTTGCCCGGCGCGGACACGGGACTAACCGGATCGTCCTCTCCGTACGGGCCTGCCGAACCGTCGAAAACCTCATTGCCGGATACATAGACAAGATATGCCCCGCGTTCGCTGCATAATCCGACTATATTGCGGGTGCTTTGAACATGATCCGCGCCGGCCCGGCCCGAGGGTTCAAGGCAGTGTGCCACGGCGTCAAACCGGTATTCATCGAACAGCCGGGCGGCCTGTTCCGCGTCAGTCCAGTCCGCGCTGGCGAAGTTGCCTTGTCCGGCGGGCTGGACGGGTTGCGGACGCGTGACTATAACGCGCACCCCGGCGGGGGCGGCGCTGGCGATACTGGCGGCTGCCAGTCCTGCTCCGCCGGTTACGAGAACGGTTTTTAACGCCATAATGCATTCATTATATTATATTGACCGGACATCCGCAGCCGGATTGCGTCGGTTTTTTTAAAAATCATTTTGCGGCTGGCAGGCAGTGCCGTGAAAATATGGAGGATTTCGGGCGCGGTTTTGTTCCGGACGGAGTTCTTCGCCCGGTTTTTTGCGCCGGGGCGCAGCGTGTTCGGTTCCGGTTCGTTGCCCGGCAGGACGCAAAGAAGCGCTTTGGCTGAAACGAATGCGTTCAGCGGGTGCGGCATATTACGCAGATATTTCCGGCCGCAGCGGGCTGTGCCGTTGCCGGCGTCATGCATTATCGCCGAATGCGTGTTGACATTATGCAGGTCCGCACGGGCAGGCGCGGCGTTATTTCATCAGCCGCGCGGCAAGCACTTCAAACACTTCGCGCGCCGCGCCGGGGTTGATGAACCGGCCGCCACGGCCGGTTTTTTCAGCCAGCGCGCCGGGCGAGGTTATGGCGTTGACGGCGTGCAGGAGGTTGGTTTCAATATCGGAGTCGTCATGCCAGCCGGCGAATGAAATAAATCCCGCGTCGAGCCAGCCTTTGATGTTCTGGTCATGGTTGTCGGCGATTCCGATCACCGCCGCCGGAGTGCCGCAGGCGGCCAGTTCAAACAGGGTCTGGCCGCCTGCGCAGACGGCAAAATCCGACAGCCGCATCAGCTGCGCCATTTCGCCCGCGCCGGGCGCGTAGAAAAAAAGAGTTTTTGGGTCGGTGTAGCGCGCCATATCACGCCCGTTGGTATAGCTTTTGCCGACCGCGACATTCTTTTCCAGCCCGGGAAAATGCTCCGTGAGAACTTTCAGGGCCACCGGGCTGAGATTGCGCCTGTCGTTCCCGCCGAACGTGACAAGAACCGAACGGGGTGCCGGCGGCAGGTTTTCTTTTCCGCCGCCAAGAAATTCCGGCCGGATCAGCTGGTATTTCGGGCCCAGCAGATAATGCCGGCCCGCCGCGCGGGGATATTTTATTTTTTCCGCCGCCAGCGCGCCGTTAAGCACCATGCCGGCTGGATAGGCGAGCCTGTTGTTATCATCCAGATAAAGCGCGAGTTTCGCTTTCGCGGCTATGCGCGCGCAGTCCTGCTCGCCGGCCCGGCCGGAATCTATTACAGCCAGGTCGCAGCGGTCCGGTTCGTCCGCGAGCCAGTTGCACAGGGTGTAGGTGTCTTCGGCCAGAATGCCGGAGATGGTTCTGTCGCCCGTGACAAGAAAACGGGCGGCATGCCCGGCTTTGACAAATTCATCATACAGCGTTCTGCAGCGCGCAAGGCGCCCGTACCCGTGCTCTTTTCCGCCTTCAGTGTAGAAAAGCAGTTTAAACATGCGCGCCTCTGCCACAGGCCGCAGTGGCATGCGCCGTTTTCACAAACTGCTCCAGCGCGAGGGTATGATAATATTTTCGTCATCCACGCGCAGGCTGTTCAGCTGCCGCATGAGCGGTTCCGTCTGCGCGGCGCGCGCCTCGGCGGTAATGTTTTCCTTTATGTTGGACATGGAATCCACCCCGCAAAGCACGCGGTCTATGTTCCTGTTCGACAGCGCGAACCCGAGGCAGATTTCGCACAGGCTCAATCCTGTCTCTGCCGCAATGCGGCGCAGGCTTTCAAGTTTTTCCGTCACCGGGGCGAAGTGGGCGGGCAGGGTTTCCGGCGCGCGCATCAGCAGGCCCTGCAGAAACACCGAGCGGGTGTAAATTTCCACTCCGCGTTCCCGCAGCAGCGGAAACAGCGGCTCGAACCGGCGGTCGAACAGATTGTAGGGCGCCAGCACAATGTCGCAGGGCAGTTTCTCCGCCACGATTGTTTCCGCGTCGCCCGGATAATAAAGCGAATAGCCCAGTTTGCCGATGCGTCCTTCTTTCTTCGCGGTTTTCAAAAACGGAATGATATCGGGATTGGTTCTGATATTGCCGAAATTGCCCAGCAGATAGCCGTAGATGCTTTTTATGCCCAGCCGCGCGAGCGTTTTGCTGAGAAAAAAATCAAGCGGTTTGTCGTTTTCCTCATCAAGATCCGGCAGTTTGGAAACCAGCCGGAACGCGTCGCTTATGGCCGAATGGGTTTTGAGGCACTGGCCCAGAACGCTTTCGCTCTCGCCGAGCGCGTAGGCGGTGTCCAGCAGGTCAATCCGCGCGGCGTGCGCGATATTCAGAATAAGGCCCGCTTCGGAGGCCGGTATTTTGCCGCGCGTGTTGTTGATGCCGTGGTCCATGCCGAACTGCGCGGTGCCTAAAGCCAGTCTGCTCATGTATTGAAACCTCCCGCTGCTGTATCCGTGAACCCGTTCCGCCGGCGGATTACCGATAATGTAGCAACATACCGGCGTTTTGGCAATAGACCGTTATTCCAGCCTTTCCCTGTCGCGCCCCAGATACAGCAGTTTCGCGAGCACCAGCAGGCCCGCCATCGCGGAAACCGCTTTGCCGGTAACGTACAGCCTGCCGTTTTCTTCACGGAGCTGGCCGGCGCGCACCAGCCGTTGTATCCGCAGCTCCAGCATTTCGGCCGGCGGGTAGCGGGCTTGCAGTTCAGCGCGCGTCAGCGGGGCCGGACTATCGTGCAGTTCGCGCATCAGCCGTATGCGCCGCGCGGTTTCGCCCAGATTTACGAAATGAAAGTAGCTGTAGCCAAGCGCGGCGTAGATGGCAAGGTTTGCGGCCGCGTCGCCTGCCGGGCTGAAAGCCGCGCACGCCACAACCGCCGCCAGACCCGCCGCGAAACCGGTGAAAACGGATTTTAAAAGCGGCGCGCCGTGCCGCGCGGACAGAAGCTGCGCCGTCATGTTAACCGCCAGCGCGGACGGCGCCGCAAAGATATTCAGCCATTCGCCCGTCATCAGCCGCCCTTGCCCAGCCGCATCAGTCCGCGCCAGAACATGATGAGCCGGGTCATGCGCAGGCCTTTGGCGGTCAAAGTGTATTTGCCGCCGGATAGAACGGCCATTTTGTCGGTCAGCAGGTCGTTCAGGCGCGGTTCGAACAGCACCCGGCCGTCAAGCTCGCGCGCGAGCGTTTCTTTAGCTATGCCCGCCGTGCCCGCCTGCCGCACGCGGCGCATGATGACAAGGGACGGGCTGTCCGCTTCCACGGCCGACCAGGTTATCATCCACGCCAGAGCCAGAGCGGTGCAAACCAGCGCGAAATGCGCGGTCTGGGCCGGGGTGTGCGGAGCCGGCGTGCCCAGCAGCGTCAGTTCCGGGCCCGGAACGGGAAAAAGCGCGCAGCCGGCCAGAGTCAGCCCGAACTGGATTAAAAGCAGCGCAACCGTCTGGCGTTTGGGCAGCCGCAGCCGCCACAGCGCCAGCTGAAGCGCCAGCCCGAACGCGAAAACCGCCAGACCCCAGACGAGCGCGCTCAAAGAAATTGCTCCCGGTTATTGAAAAAGTCCGCCAGATCGCGGAAGTCCTGCTCGCTCTGTGTGGCGACGCGCGCTTCCGAAACCACCAGCCCCGAATAGCCCGCTTTTTCGATCAGGCTCAGCAGGTACGCGCTGTGGTGCGGGTCGAAATGCAGGTGGGTATGCCACAGGCTCGAGCCCGCGCTGTAGCCGGTCAGGTGGATATGCGAGGCCTGCCTGATCCACGGGATGAACTCGTCTTCGTACACGCCGCCGCATTCCATCTGCAGATGCTCGAGATCAAGGCACCGCCCGGTCTGGTACCGGCGCTCGAATTTGGCCGGTTCGTGTATGCCCATGATGTTTTCCACGCAGATTTTCACGCCGGATCCTTCGAACGCGGCTATCGTTTCGCGCCATTCGTCCTCCCAGAAAATATCGTGGTAGACGCAGACCGGCGCGCCGATCGCCGCGGCTATGTCG
The sequence above is a segment of the Elusimicrobiaceae bacterium genome. Coding sequences within it:
- a CDS encoding response regulator; amino-acid sequence: MEKHKVLIVDDSPILRSTIRNVLERNGKYLAVEAGNAADALEQFKKESPELVLLDILLPGESGLDILKELVGVNPTAKVLMLTAINQEAVNLEARDLGAKGIVYKPFEPDELLEAIEKILE
- a CDS encoding glycosyltransferase family A protein, which gives rise to MPTDSLFIVYSQPFPESGGPAVSVVIPAYNSAGPLERALASVNAQTFRDFEIIVVDDGSRQDDSGAALRYLQTNVLPGRVIRQDNAGRAGALNTGIAASSGRYIALLDTEDSWRPEKLARVMAALSANPGIDLLAHDCAITRAGKTIGRHICAADPANARDCLLYEDNPLIPSATVFGKTAALKIGGFRESPDLQSVEDHDFCIRMCEVTGFYFLHEVLCEHQRPPRPSEEEIARHYGNLDTMLSGYYAALYADGAPGAVRKRINRRRASVQRSWAKELLLCGAGAAAGERVRAMNRLDRFDGKNAAVTLWWLLKKITAEK
- the rfbA gene encoding glucose-1-phosphate thymidylyltransferase RfbA encodes the protein MTKGIILAGGAGTRLHPVTISTIKQLLPVYDKPMIYYPLATLMIAGVREILVISTPEDLPRIEKLLGSGEQWGLRFEYAEQSAPRGIAEALVIGEKFIGDDPVWLILGDNIFFGHGLPELLQDTSRASDGATVFGYYVSDPQRYGVAEFDDKGRVISIEEKPAVPKSNYAVTGIYHYDKNAPRMARGLNPSKRGELEITALNNEYLRLGKLNVKLMGRGFAWLDTGTHDSLLDAADFVRIVENRQGLKIACVEEIAYRNGYISAARLEALARPLEKTGYGQYLLGILKEPAAKESGHAV
- a CDS encoding LptF/LptG family permease; this encodes MAKAAALNMIFYRYIARKFWPPFLFGMGIFAVLVFLADMFEKLKYMTDSPAGFKVIAQYFALIIPFWTLVVVPVAVLLAALFVVSGLIRSGEWVAASASGYSPRQIVAPVLFCAVLVSAVNAGLGEFVSPRLHARSERILQRDIRGKADWGRPVSDNVVLRAGEGVMLYIARFTPSEGLMSRPVVNIFARGKAAVQIDAESAEWDRHARRWIFKKGIQREISDAGTLSERPFDSFVSSIDIAPRDIVIEKVWPEDLTVRDIRRRIGSLQKTGAPDHRERTYLQVKFAAPFASVIICLLGIPFGVVVKKGGKLVHFATAMCITFVFWWVLSMCQSAGEAGMVPPYVAAWAPVAVFGALALFGMKKAGL
- a CDS encoding LptF/LptG family permease, which translates into the protein VRQIVWPLIAFSVLIMGLLLWVNNWVSPTGFAKFQNSQHMMAESITRLRLEPKTFLNIGDWRLYSEAVDNQRGRLEDVHLFRSPAGGAIRDSVRVSAPAGRYRVYPGKGFELTLKNGEFQRVDPKDPRRVVLAKFQSYRVFIPFGVPFKKRTDISLTEMATPDIIAAALYSGSLVPIRRAEYKIEAATRMAVALAPVIFFYLSCPFGVSLSRTGRAMGMVLSIVILFLFYGLMAVGISLGKKLLWLAWWGPFLPDAAGLFLAGWLWRRRLR
- the rfbC gene encoding dTDP-4-dehydrorhamnose 3,5-epimerase; amino-acid sequence: MPFEFEKTRLPEVLLVKPEVFGDRRGAFMELYKASEFLPHIPQPLVQMNFSRSAKGVLRGLHFQKDPAAQGKLVKCMRGRILDVAVDIRKGSPTFGCWVGRELDDENHHMLYVPPGFGHGFCVYSETAEVMYQVTAEYSPAHDRGFRYDDPAVGIDWGMASPSLSDKDRNAPLLKNADNNFVYPR
- a CDS encoding response regulator transcription factor: MNNIMLIDDSPVFRETVKNILSRENFALSGEGSTADDAVKLLETSKTDLLLLDILMPGTSGLDIISGLKTKYPGLKILVVTALNQKPINDELSHLNVDGILYKPFDHDELVYEVNRILGN
- the metK gene encoding methionine adenosyltransferase; this encodes MDRRGHFFASSESVTEGHPDKVCDQISDAFLDEILRQDPNGRVACETYITRGLVVIGGETTSRAVVDADALARGVLRDIGYTDISRGFSCDTCAVICTIGRQSPDIAQGVNAGGAGDQGLMVGYACRETEELMPLPIALAHRLTGRLAEVRKQNILPYLGPDGKAQVTVEYLNGRPLRISNVVVSAQHSESVLDSSGKRLSAKARREITEAVIRPSLNPRMLDERTEIFINPTGKFVIGGPQSDTGMTGRKIIVDTYGGRAPHGGGAFSGKDPTKVDRSGAYMARLAAKNIVAAGLAAECTVEIAYAIGVAEPVGLYVDTHGTGLIGPDQLVTSVRNFFDFTPQGIIKKLGLRRPVYRATAAYGHFGANTAGLPWESIELAPKLREYAAKSFRGKAVTTCKIT